The Aestuariirhabdus haliotis DNA window GACATTATGTAGTCAATGGCATCAATGATCTGCTGGTCGCTGCACTCAGAGCAACCGCCTTTCACCTTATGATTGTCGCTTCCATTGATCAGGGTTGTTCGCATCATCTCAATCGAATCGCGTTCAATGTATTTTTGCCATTGCTCCTTATCATTAATATTGGGAGCGCCACTAATCCAGCCTTTAAAGCCACCGTTATGGCATGACTGGCAGACGTCGGTAAAGGTTGCATTGCCTGCGGCGGCTGGCCCGCTGATGAGCAGGGTGCACAAGCCAGTAATGGCGAGGTTGGATAGCGTCTTTTGAGGGTTACGCATGGTTTGGTTGCTCCTTGGGGTCGGTCATCTTTCTGCCGTCACGAATATTCAAAAACATCAGCACAAGGTTGGTTGCACCGGCCACCAGTTCGATGGCCTGCAGCCAATAAAAGCCAGAGTCAAAGCGACCTGCCGCCGCCCATTGATTCAATACGATGGCCGCCGGTAACAGGATGAACAGGCCATTGATAGCAATAAATGGCATGCGTCTCTTTTTTTTCATCACCAGGGGATGTCGACGCGCTTTCGACATGGCAAAACCGGTTGCCCCTGTGACGGCAATGGCGGGAATCAAGATGAACAGTCCAGGCATCACAATCAGGCTTTTGACCGTTGCGATGGATTGCGCTGTCCCCAATAGCTCGACCAGTAGTGTCGAGGTAAAAAAAGTTGCGATACAGACTGTGGCCGTAATGGCACCCATGCGGTGAATAAGGGGTTTCATAGCTTTCTCCATAGTGATAGATTACGACAACATGTTGTCAATTTGGTTAGGTTAGAATAATGACAACATGTTGTCAACTATTTGGGGGTGTTATGAAGGAAACGGCTGCAGGCGAACTTTTTACCCAACTGACTCTGGAGGTATTCAAGTTAAGTGGAATGCTCAGTAATGATGGAGACCAGTTGACCAAAGAGTTTGGCATTACCAGCTCCCGCTGGAAGATATTGGGAGCACTCGACATCTCCCCGACGCCGCTCACGGTGTCCGAAATTGGCAGAGCCATGGGGCAAAGTCGCCAGGCGGTGCAACGTCTGGTCGATGTGATGGTGAAAGATGACCTGCTGCATCTGGTGGACAACCCCAATCATAAGCGCGCGAAATTGATTGAGTTGGCACCCAAAGGGAGCGAGGTCTGTCAGCAGCTCTACCAGAAATGGATTCCAGAAGCCGAGCGGCATGCGCAGGCATTGTCTGCGGAAGAGCTAAAGGTAACCCTCGCGGTAATACAGAAGATTGCGATAAGCCTAGGGGATAAAAAATAGATGACCGGTTTTGTGCTGCAGTAAGAGATTTAAGAGCTCAGGTGTCTTCTAGCCTGGGAGAGGTGCCTTAAATAGCACAGAGTTGTTTAACAGCTGCTGGTAGTGACTGAACGCGAAAGGCAGGGCAACCAAGCCTGGTAGATGTTTTGATGTCAGGAACCTGCAAGTATAAAAACCAGGAACACAAATAATAACACCAGCATTACCGGGTGAGAGATCTTGGCAAAATATTGCAATGCCTGCGGGCTTTCCAGCGATCCCACCGCGCTGTAGGCTTCTTCGGCGGCGTTGAATGTTGTCTGATCTATATGGATTGGTGTGCCAGCAAGGATTGTTTCCCGATAGGCTTCAATATCGTCCATGCTCAGGAAATTCAAATAGGGTTCGTCTTCGCTGTAGGAGAGGATGATGGAATGAATCACATCCTGGTGAGAGTCGGGTGTGTGGGAGCATGCACCACAGCTGTCCAGAGCTTTTGCTTTGTTGCTTCCGCAATAGATACATACGCTTATCATGGTTGCAGTGATTGACCCGATGAGTTGATGGCGTTATTGACGGTACCGAAGACGGCAAATGGCTGGCCCATGGTACCGATATTACAGGACGGTTTCTTTACGCACCCAGGTTTCCTGGCCGCTGTAGGTATAGAATAATCGTACAATATTGTTAGCCGATACCAGCAGGCCATATTTTATAAACCGACCATTCGATGCCCAGTGTACATTGAACGATAGCTCGGTTCCGTCGTAGTTAATCTCATAGACTTCGGCCTGTTCGTCATCGTTGGAATCAAAAACCGACACTTTGTATTCAGACTCATCCTTGCTGATGGAGATCACGATATCGGAATAAAGATCGGCGGGTACCCAATCGCCTACCAGCGGGTCGTTGGATTGTAAATGGATGATTTTGGTCATAGGTGCCTGATTGTTTGTCTCTGCGGTTGGCGAAGAATGAGCGCAACTCTACTGTACACCATTCGCTCGTTACTGACTTGCTATAAGGTGTTCTGCCAATCCTGCTTTTTGATTTTATACAGCACGTGTTCACAAAGTATATGCCCAGCCTCAATATCAGGATGCATAAAGTTTTGGCCTGTGTTGGACATGCCAATTTTTTCCATAACAGCTTGAGAGCGACGGTTCACCAACGATGTAAATGACACCACTTCATTTACATCCAGCTCGATAAAGGCATATCGCAGCGCTTCTTTTGCCGCCTCTGTGGCATAACCTTGCCCCCAATACGTTTTTGTCAGGCGCCAACCAATTTCAACGCAAGGCGAAAATGGCAAGTTTTCGTTGGGGGTATGCAATCCGACAAAACCAATGAATTTTTCCTGATCCGGAATCTCTACCGCCCAAAACCCCCAGTCGCGCTCTTGAATTAATGATCTAATTCTGGAGCCCAAATCCCGGCTTTCTTCTGGGGTAAGCGGTTTTGGGAAAAATTCCATCACATCCGTATCTGCGCATAATTGCTCAAATGGGATGAAATCATCCTGTTCCCACTGTCTTAGAATCAGTCTTTTGGTGTTTAGCATGGTCTTGATGATGCTTTATTGTTCGAATAGTCGTTAGTGGAATGCCAGGTTTTTCTGGGACTGTCGTAGCGTGACGTTGGATACCTCATCTTTAGTTAGGTTTTGGTATCCGTTAGAGCGGGGGAGGTTCAGGGCGATTGTGCCTGGCCTTGTTAGGCGCGACTGTGCGCTGATGTGACTGTTGTAAGTTTTTGACCGCATGTGTGTCTTTTGCCTGAAAATATTCTTTTGTCGTAATACTTAAAACCTGTACCACACTTTGGACACCGTAGATGCCCCGCTTTGTTACATGAGACCTCTATAGGGTCAGAGTCTTCAGTGAACATTTTTTCTGGTACTGGAGGGTGATTATAACCGGTGCCATTGCAATGCTCGCAAGTTGTATGCCCCATGCTTTTGTTGGGACCACGATACTCACCAGCAGTTTTTCCCATTATGCAATGAGGACATTGAGGAATAACCATTGGATTATGATCATTATCCTCAGTGAAATACTGCTCATCTTGAAATGATAAGCCGAACCTTACTGGATATCCGTTTATTATTTCTGGCATATCTAATTGCCGCCTAACGAGGCTGTAGAAAAACGATAGTCATATAATCGTTCTCCCACCCTGCGTCCCTTTGTTTTTG harbors:
- a CDS encoding GNAT family N-acetyltransferase, yielding MLNTKRLILRQWEQDDFIPFEQLCADTDVMEFFPKPLTPEESRDLGSRIRSLIQERDWGFWAVEIPDQEKFIGFVGLHTPNENLPFSPCVEIGWRLTKTYWGQGYATEAAKEALRYAFIELDVNEVVSFTSLVNRRSQAVMEKIGMSNTGQNFMHPDIEAGHILCEHVLYKIKKQDWQNTL
- a CDS encoding MarR family winged helix-turn-helix transcriptional regulator — encoded protein: MKETAAGELFTQLTLEVFKLSGMLSNDGDQLTKEFGITSSRWKILGALDISPTPLTVSEIGRAMGQSRQAVQRLVDVMVKDDLLHLVDNPNHKRAKLIELAPKGSEVCQQLYQKWIPEAERHAQALSAEELKVTLAVIQKIAISLGDKK
- a CDS encoding c-type cytochrome, which produces MRNPQKTLSNLAITGLCTLLISGPAAAGNATFTDVCQSCHNGGFKGWISGAPNINDKEQWQKYIERDSIEMMRTTLINGSDNHKVKGGCSECSDQQIIDAIDYIMSRVR